One Shewanella sp. MR-4 DNA window includes the following coding sequences:
- the glmM gene encoding phosphoglucosamine mutase produces MSERKFFGTDGIRGKVGSGQMTPELALKLGWAAGRVLSRSGTNKVIIGKDTRISGYMFESALEAGLSAAGLNVMLMGPMPTPAVAYLTRTFRAEAGVVISASHNPYYDNGIKFFSNDGSKLDDNLELEIEAELEKPLECVESHLLGKVSRIEDARGRYIEYCKGNFPADQTLTGLKIVVDCAHGATYHIAPAVFRELGAEVIAIGDKPNGVNINDKVGATSMAKICETVLTEGADLGIALDGDGDRIMMVNSRGEVIDGDQILYILACDAKARGVLRGGVVGTLMSNLGLDLALQALDIPFARSKVGDRYVMELLKELDWRIGGENSGHILNLDHGTTGDGIVAGILVLAAMRRQNATLEQLTAPMEMLPQVLVNVRFEGEHDPLSSDKVKAAQALVESQLGARGRVLLRKSGTEPLIRVMVEGDDHNTVLAHANLIADAVKSAS; encoded by the coding sequence CAGCGGCACAAACAAAGTGATTATTGGTAAAGATACCCGTATTTCCGGTTATATGTTTGAGTCTGCCTTAGAGGCAGGCCTTTCGGCAGCGGGCCTCAATGTAATGTTAATGGGGCCAATGCCAACACCCGCTGTGGCTTATCTCACTCGTACATTTCGCGCCGAAGCGGGTGTGGTGATCAGTGCATCCCACAATCCATACTATGATAACGGCATTAAATTTTTCTCCAATGATGGCAGCAAGCTCGATGATAACTTAGAGCTTGAAATTGAAGCCGAATTAGAAAAGCCCTTAGAGTGTGTTGAGTCGCATTTATTGGGCAAAGTGTCACGCATTGAAGATGCGCGTGGCCGCTATATCGAATATTGCAAGGGTAACTTCCCTGCGGATCAAACCCTAACAGGGTTAAAAATTGTCGTGGACTGTGCTCACGGTGCGACCTATCACATTGCACCTGCGGTATTTCGTGAGTTAGGTGCAGAGGTGATTGCTATTGGTGATAAGCCCAATGGCGTTAACATCAATGACAAAGTGGGCGCCACGTCCATGGCGAAAATTTGTGAAACCGTATTAACCGAAGGCGCCGATTTAGGGATTGCGCTTGATGGTGACGGCGACCGTATTATGATGGTCAACAGCCGCGGTGAAGTGATCGATGGCGACCAAATTCTCTATATTCTGGCCTGTGATGCTAAGGCTCGTGGCGTGCTGCGCGGTGGCGTTGTAGGGACGCTCATGTCTAATCTCGGTCTCGATTTAGCCCTGCAAGCCTTAGATATTCCTTTTGCTCGCTCTAAAGTGGGTGACCGTTATGTGATGGAGTTACTGAAAGAACTCGATTGGCGCATCGGCGGTGAAAACTCGGGCCACATTCTAAACCTCGACCATGGCACGACGGGTGATGGTATCGTGGCGGGGATCTTGGTGCTGGCGGCAATGCGTCGACAAAATGCCACTTTAGAGCAACTCACTGCCCCGATGGAGATGTTGCCACAAGTGTTAGTGAATGTGCGTTTTGAGGGGGAACACGACCCATTAAGCTCAGATAAAGTCAAAGCCGCTCAAGCTCTGGTTGAATCACAACTGGGTGCCCGAGGTCGCGTATTACTACGTAAATCAGGTACTGAACCGTTAATTCGCGTAATGGTTGAAGGTGATGATCACAATACTGTGTTAGCGCACGCCAATTTGATTGCAGATGCGGTAAAATCGGCGAGCTAA
- the tpiA gene encoding triose-phosphate isomerase: protein MALRRPMVAGNWKMNGSAALAQELFKKFASKLQNDSAEVVLCPPSIYLESVRQLLEANKEALDGSLVRMGAQNLSQHDFGAYTGEVSGQMLKDCGCRYVIIGHSERRRMYGETSNIVAEKFAAAQKHGLTPILCVGESGPAREARRTFEVIAEELDIVIQKNGTMAFDNAIIAYEPLWAVGTGKSATPEQAQEVHAFIRKRLSEVSPFIGENIRILYGGSVTPSNAADLFAQPDVDGGLIGGASLNSSEFLSLCTIAMSA, encoded by the coding sequence ATGGCACTCAGACGTCCTATGGTAGCTGGCAATTGGAAGATGAACGGCAGCGCGGCATTAGCCCAAGAGTTGTTCAAGAAATTTGCCTCAAAGCTCCAAAATGATTCAGCTGAAGTGGTTTTATGCCCGCCTTCTATCTATCTAGAAAGCGTAAGGCAACTGCTAGAAGCAAACAAGGAAGCGTTAGACGGTTCACTTGTTAGGATGGGCGCTCAAAATTTAAGTCAACATGACTTTGGCGCTTATACCGGAGAAGTTTCGGGTCAGATGCTTAAAGATTGCGGATGTCGATATGTGATTATCGGGCATTCAGAACGTCGCCGTATGTACGGAGAGACGAGTAATATCGTAGCGGAGAAATTCGCCGCTGCACAAAAGCACGGTTTAACCCCCATTTTATGTGTGGGTGAGTCGGGTCCAGCACGAGAAGCAAGACGTACCTTCGAGGTGATTGCGGAAGAGTTGGATATAGTGATCCAGAAAAATGGCACTATGGCTTTTGATAACGCCATTATCGCTTACGAGCCGTTATGGGCTGTAGGAACTGGTAAGAGCGCGACACCAGAGCAGGCACAAGAAGTACATGCGTTTATTCGCAAGCGTCTCTCTGAAGTGTCTCCGTTTATCGGAGAGAATATCAGGATCTTGTACGGTGGTAGTGTGACGCCGAGTAATGCGGCAGATTTATTCGCCCAACCTGATGTTGATGGTGGACTGATTGGCGGTGCCAGTTTAAACTCTAGCGAGTTTTTAAGTCTGTGTACCATAGCGATGAGCGCATAA
- the secG gene encoding preprotein translocase subunit SecG has protein sequence MYEVLVVVYLLVALGLIGLILIQQGKGADMGASFGAGASGTLFGSSGSGNFLTRTTAILAIAFFTLSLLIGNLSANHAKNEDTWKNLGVDEQVTQPVDQATEKSETKIPD, from the coding sequence ATGTATGAAGTTTTAGTGGTTGTTTACTTGTTGGTTGCATTAGGTTTAATTGGCCTGATCTTAATCCAGCAAGGTAAAGGAGCTGACATGGGGGCCTCATTTGGCGCCGGTGCATCAGGTACCTTATTCGGTTCAAGCGGTTCAGGTAACTTCCTGACACGTACAACGGCGATTCTTGCCATTGCGTTTTTCACTCTAAGTCTGCTGATTGGCAACTTAAGTGCAAACCACGCAAAAAATGAAGATACATGGAAAAATTTAGGTGTTGATGAACAGGTAACTCAACCAGTTGATCAAGCAACCGAAAAGTCAGAAACTAAAATTCCTGACTAG
- the rimP gene encoding ribosome maturation factor RimP has translation MATLESRLVDMLTVPVEALGFQLWGIEYVQAGKHSILRVFIDGENGINIEDCANVSRQVSAVLDVEDPISTEYTLEVSSPGVDRPLFTAEQYAAYVGEDVKLQLTMPVAGSRNLKGAITQVDGQMLSLNVNGKELVVALDNIRKGNIIAKF, from the coding sequence TTGGCAACATTAGAATCCAGACTGGTAGACATGCTCACAGTGCCTGTGGAAGCACTCGGCTTCCAACTTTGGGGCATTGAATATGTGCAAGCGGGTAAACATTCAATCCTGCGTGTGTTCATTGATGGTGAGAATGGTATCAATATTGAAGATTGTGCCAACGTAAGTCGCCAAGTCAGTGCTGTGCTCGATGTTGAAGACCCAATTTCTACTGAATATACCTTAGAGGTTTCTTCGCCAGGCGTAGATAGACCCTTATTTACAGCTGAGCAATATGCGGCCTATGTCGGCGAGGATGTCAAGCTTCAACTGACTATGCCTGTCGCGGGCAGTCGTAATTTAAAAGGCGCCATTACACAGGTTGACGGCCAAATGTTGTCGCTAAATGTGAATGGTAAAGAGCTGGTTGTCGCCTTGGATAATATCCGTAAAGGCAACATCATCGCTAAGTTTTGA
- the nusA gene encoding transcription termination factor NusA translates to MNKEILLVAEAVSNEKAVPREKIFEALETALATATKKKYEGDIDVRVAIDRKTGAYETFRRWMVIDDNGVALENPYREITLEAARFENPEIQPGDFIEDEIESVAFDRITTQTAKQVIVQKVREAERAQVVEQFQDKEGELITGVVKKATRESVVVDLGNNADGVLFREDLISRESFRPGDRVRALLYSVRPEARGAQLFLTRTKPDMLIELFRVEVPEIADELIEVMGAARDPGARAKIAVKSNDRRIDPIGACVGMRGARVQAVSNELGGERVDIVLWDDNPAQYVINAMAPADVASIIVDEDNHSMDIAVEAESLAQAIGRNGQNVRLATQLTGWELNVMTVEDMNKKHQAESAKVKSLFMKSLDVDEDFAQVLADEGFTSLEEVAYVPVSELLAIDGFDEDIVEALRERAKAAISTRALASEEALDGVEPSEELLALEGVERHLAYVLASKGIVTLEDLAEQGIDDLIEIEELTEEKAGALIMAARNICWFGEEA, encoded by the coding sequence ATGAATAAAGAGATTCTGCTAGTCGCTGAGGCGGTTTCAAATGAAAAGGCCGTTCCACGCGAGAAAATTTTTGAAGCGCTAGAGACAGCTCTGGCAACTGCTACCAAGAAAAAATACGAAGGTGATATCGACGTTCGTGTTGCTATTGATCGTAAAACGGGCGCCTATGAAACTTTCCGCCGTTGGATGGTGATTGATGACAACGGCGTCGCGTTAGAAAACCCATACCGCGAAATCACCTTGGAAGCTGCGCGTTTTGAAAACCCAGAAATCCAGCCTGGTGATTTTATCGAAGACGAGATCGAATCAGTGGCATTCGACCGTATTACCACCCAAACCGCTAAGCAAGTGATCGTACAAAAAGTACGTGAAGCCGAGCGTGCGCAAGTGGTTGAACAGTTCCAAGATAAAGAAGGCGAGTTGATCACTGGTGTTGTGAAAAAAGCGACCCGTGAAAGCGTAGTCGTTGACTTAGGCAATAACGCCGACGGCGTATTGTTCCGTGAAGATTTAATTTCTCGCGAATCTTTCCGTCCTGGTGACCGTGTGCGTGCATTGCTTTATTCAGTCCGTCCTGAAGCTCGTGGTGCGCAGTTGTTCTTAACCCGCACTAAGCCAGACATGCTGATTGAGCTGTTCCGCGTAGAAGTACCTGAAATTGCCGACGAGCTGATCGAAGTCATGGGTGCCGCGCGCGACCCAGGTGCACGCGCTAAGATCGCGGTGAAATCAAACGACCGTCGCATCGATCCAATCGGTGCTTGCGTTGGTATGCGTGGTGCACGTGTTCAAGCCGTATCGAATGAACTCGGTGGTGAGCGTGTGGATATCGTATTGTGGGATGACAATCCAGCACAATATGTGATCAACGCAATGGCGCCTGCTGATGTGGCTTCTATCATCGTTGATGAAGACAACCACTCAATGGATATCGCTGTTGAAGCGGAAAGTTTAGCTCAGGCCATTGGTCGCAATGGTCAAAACGTACGTTTAGCGACTCAGTTGACTGGCTGGGAGCTGAACGTGATGACAGTAGAAGACATGAACAAGAAACACCAAGCCGAAAGCGCCAAGGTGAAGAGCTTATTCATGAAATCTCTGGATGTAGATGAAGATTTTGCACAAGTACTGGCCGACGAAGGTTTTACCTCGCTGGAAGAAGTGGCTTATGTGCCTGTGTCAGAATTATTAGCAATTGACGGCTTCGATGAGGATATCGTTGAAGCGTTACGTGAACGTGCAAAGGCTGCGATCTCTACTCGAGCGCTCGCATCTGAAGAAGCACTAGATGGTGTGGAGCCAAGTGAAGAGTTATTAGCACTTGAAGGTGTTGAAAGACACTTAGCCTATGTTTTAGCAAGCAAAGGTATCGTGACTCTAGAAGACTTGGCTGAACAAGGCATTGATGATTTGATCGAAATTGAAGAATTGACAGAAGAAAAAGCAGGTGCGCTGATCATGGCTGCCCGCAACATCTGTTGGTTTGGCGAAGAAGCATAA
- the infB gene encoding translation initiation factor IF-2, producing the protein MADTTVEKLATEVGKSVERLIEQFSQAGIKKGHTDNVSEAEKQQLLDYLKKQHGGDNAPTKMTLQRKTVSTLSVAGNGGQSKDVKVEVRKTRTFVKRDANDAVLKAEEEAKAKAEAEAKAKAEAEAKAKAEAEVKAKAEAEAKAKAEAEAKAKAKAAAEVKVIKELSPEAEAARVEAERLKAVQAEATKRKQDEEAAKAAEKARLLAEENSKRWAEEERQRLEAERYSDHHITTSKVARAAEDSSDMDEEKRGRRARNKNTAKSKRGGKDARDGREKHMRNRSTAPESMAHGFNKPVAAVNRDVRIGETVTVAELAHLMAVKATEIIKQMMKMGSMVTINQVLDQETAQLVAEEMGHKVVLIRENELEQQVLSERDEEGVVKLEPRAPVVTIMGHVDHGKTSLLDYIRRAKVAAGEAGGITQHIGAYHVETDNGMITFLDTPGHAAFTAMRARGAKATDIVVLVVAADDGVMPQTIEAIQHAKAGNVPLIVAVNKMDKPEADIDRVKSELAQHGVMSEDWGGDNMFAFVSAKTGAGVDDLLEGILLQAEVLELKAVRDGMAAGVVIESQLDKGRGPVATILVQEGTLRQGDIVLCGLEYGKIRAMKDENGRSITEAGPSIPVEILGLSGVPSAGDEATVVRDERKAREVALYRQGKFRDVKLARQQKSKLENMFANMTEGEVKELNIVLKADVQGSLEAITDSLMGLSTDEVKVNIIARGVGALTETDATLAAASNAIMVGFNVRADAQARKTIESESVDLRYYSVIYNLIDEVKAAMTGMLSPEFKQQIIGLAEVRDVFKSPKLGAIAGCMVTEGTIKRSAPIRVLRDNVVIFEGELESLRRFKDDVNEVRNGMECGIGVKNYNDVRVGDQIEVFETVEVARTL; encoded by the coding sequence ATGGCAGATACTACCGTAGAGAAATTGGCCACGGAAGTGGGTAAAAGTGTTGAACGTCTGATTGAGCAATTCTCTCAGGCCGGAATTAAGAAAGGCCATACAGATAACGTGTCTGAAGCTGAGAAGCAGCAGTTACTGGATTATCTCAAGAAACAACATGGTGGCGATAATGCGCCGACCAAAATGACGCTGCAACGTAAAACCGTATCGACCCTGAGTGTGGCTGGTAATGGTGGTCAATCTAAAGACGTTAAAGTAGAAGTGCGTAAAACCCGCACTTTTGTAAAGCGTGATGCGAATGACGCGGTTCTGAAGGCTGAAGAAGAAGCGAAAGCCAAGGCAGAAGCCGAAGCTAAGGCTAAAGCGGAAGCTGAAGCCAAGGCAAAAGCAGAAGCCGAAGTGAAAGCCAAGGCCGAAGCCGAAGCGAAAGCTAAGGCTGAAGCTGAAGCAAAAGCTAAGGCAAAAGCAGCGGCTGAAGTCAAAGTCATCAAAGAATTATCGCCAGAAGCTGAAGCGGCTCGTGTTGAAGCTGAGCGTTTAAAAGCGGTTCAAGCGGAAGCGACAAAGCGTAAGCAAGACGAAGAAGCTGCGAAAGCGGCAGAAAAAGCGCGTCTGTTAGCAGAAGAAAACTCTAAGCGTTGGGCCGAGGAAGAGCGTCAACGTTTAGAAGCCGAACGTTACAGTGATCACCATATCACCACCTCTAAAGTGGCTCGTGCCGCTGAAGATTCATCAGATATGGATGAAGAGAAACGTGGCCGCCGTGCGCGTAACAAAAATACCGCCAAGTCCAAACGTGGTGGTAAAGATGCTCGCGATGGTCGCGAAAAACACATGCGTAACCGCAGCACCGCGCCAGAATCAATGGCTCATGGCTTCAATAAGCCAGTTGCAGCTGTTAACCGTGATGTGCGTATCGGTGAAACTGTTACTGTGGCAGAACTTGCTCACTTAATGGCTGTTAAAGCGACTGAAATCATCAAGCAAATGATGAAGATGGGTTCAATGGTTACGATCAACCAAGTGTTAGATCAGGAAACCGCCCAATTAGTTGCTGAAGAAATGGGTCATAAAGTCGTACTGATCCGTGAAAACGAATTAGAGCAACAAGTACTTTCTGAGCGTGATGAAGAAGGCGTTGTGAAGCTTGAGCCTCGTGCTCCTGTTGTGACCATCATGGGTCACGTTGACCACGGTAAAACGTCGCTGCTTGACTATATTCGCCGCGCGAAAGTGGCTGCGGGTGAGGCCGGTGGTATTACTCAGCATATTGGTGCATACCATGTTGAGACCGATAACGGCATGATCACCTTCTTAGATACCCCAGGTCACGCCGCGTTTACCGCAATGCGTGCCCGTGGTGCTAAGGCAACGGATATCGTAGTACTGGTTGTTGCTGCCGATGACGGCGTAATGCCACAAACCATCGAAGCGATTCAACATGCTAAAGCCGGTAACGTGCCATTGATTGTTGCTGTCAACAAGATGGACAAGCCAGAAGCCGATATCGACCGCGTTAAGAGCGAATTAGCTCAGCACGGCGTAATGTCTGAAGATTGGGGCGGTGACAACATGTTCGCCTTCGTATCTGCTAAGACGGGTGCTGGCGTTGACGACCTACTCGAAGGCATTCTGCTGCAAGCGGAAGTTCTTGAGCTTAAAGCCGTTCGCGATGGTATGGCTGCTGGTGTAGTTATCGAATCGCAACTGGACAAAGGTCGCGGCCCTGTGGCAACGATTCTGGTTCAAGAAGGTACACTGCGCCAAGGCGATATCGTTCTATGTGGTTTAGAGTACGGTAAAATCCGTGCGATGAAAGACGAGAACGGTCGTTCAATCACTGAAGCGGGCCCATCAATCCCTGTTGAGATCTTAGGTCTGTCAGGTGTGCCATCTGCTGGTGATGAAGCTACTGTTGTTCGCGACGAGCGTAAAGCCCGTGAAGTTGCTCTGTACCGTCAAGGCAAGTTCCGTGACGTGAAATTAGCGCGTCAGCAGAAGTCTAAGCTGGAAAACATGTTCGCGAACATGACCGAAGGCGAAGTGAAGGAACTGAACATCGTTCTGAAGGCAGACGTTCAAGGTTCACTCGAAGCGATTACCGACTCCTTAATGGGTCTGTCTACCGACGAAGTGAAAGTGAACATCATCGCTCGCGGTGTGGGTGCACTGACCGAAACCGACGCGACTTTAGCTGCGGCTTCTAACGCGATTATGGTTGGCTTTAACGTCCGTGCCGATGCACAGGCGCGTAAGACTATCGAAAGCGAAAGTGTTGACCTGCGTTACTACAGTGTTATCTATAATCTGATTGATGAAGTGAAAGCGGCGATGACGGGTATGTTGTCACCAGAATTCAAGCAACAGATTATCGGTCTGGCTGAAGTACGTGACGTATTCAAATCACCAAAACTGGGCGCAATCGCCGGTTGTATGGTGACTGAAGGTACCATCAAGCGCAGCGCACCAATCCGCGTACTGCGTGATAACGTGGTGATCTTCGAAGGTGAACTCGAATCGCTACGTCGCTTTAAAGACGACGTTAACGAAGTTCGCAACGGCATGGAATGTGGTATCGGTGTTAAGAACTACAACGATGTCCGCGTGGGTGACCAAATCGAAGTATTCGAAACCGTCGAAGTGGCACGTACACTGTAA
- the rbfA gene encoding 30S ribosome-binding factor RbfA: protein MAKEFSRTRRIGQQLQQELAVVLQRDMKDPRIGFVTVNDVDVSRDLSYAKVFVTFFEEDKEVVQEKLNALIAAAPYIRTLVAGRMKLRVMPEIRFVYDSSLVEGMRMSNLVSQVINSDKAKQQQFGSADDVTENDIDEADDTEGKA, encoded by the coding sequence ATGGCAAAAGAATTCAGTCGTACACGTCGCATAGGCCAGCAGTTGCAGCAAGAGCTAGCTGTTGTGTTACAACGCGACATGAAAGATCCCCGTATTGGTTTTGTAACCGTTAATGACGTCGATGTGTCCCGCGATTTAAGTTACGCCAAGGTATTTGTGACCTTCTTCGAAGAAGATAAAGAGGTAGTTCAAGAAAAGCTCAATGCCTTGATTGCCGCAGCACCTTATATTCGTACCTTAGTTGCAGGCCGCATGAAGCTGAGAGTTATGCCTGAAATCCGTTTCGTGTATGACAGTTCATTGGTTGAAGGTATGCGTATGTCTAACCTCGTTAGCCAAGTGATCAACAGCGACAAAGCCAAGCAACAGCAGTTTGGTAGTGCCGACGATGTTACGGAGAATGACATCGACGAAGCTGATGACACCGAAGGTAAAGCGTAA
- the truB gene encoding tRNA pseudouridine(55) synthase TruB translates to MARRSKGRFIDGIVLLDKATGMSSNFALQRVKRFFNANKAGHTGALDPLATGMLPICLGEATKFSQHLLDSDKRYLVTAKLGQRTDTSDSDGEVVQTRPIEFTEAQLMSALEHFRGDTLQVPSMYSALKYQGQPLYKYAREGIEVPREARPITVFELNFISLEGDELTLDIHCSKGTYIRTIIDDLGEMLGCGAHVIMLRRTQVAHYPYDKMVTLEQLEALVAKAQEEQLDPSSLLDSLLLPMDTAVADFPEVNVPDASAAYLMQGQAVRVSGLVADKLVRITLGTERRFVGIGEMNEDGLLAPKRLVVIHDQAKAS, encoded by the coding sequence ATGGCGAGACGTTCGAAGGGTCGCTTTATCGACGGTATCGTGTTGTTGGACAAGGCCACAGGAATGAGCTCCAACTTTGCACTACAACGAGTAAAGCGCTTTTTTAATGCCAACAAAGCAGGGCATACGGGTGCACTCGATCCACTGGCAACTGGCATGCTGCCAATCTGTTTAGGTGAAGCGACTAAGTTTTCGCAGCATTTGCTGGATTCGGATAAGCGTTATCTGGTCACAGCAAAACTGGGACAACGTACAGATACTAGCGACTCAGACGGTGAAGTCGTGCAGACTCGCCCGATCGAATTCACTGAGGCGCAGTTAATGTCCGCCTTAGAACATTTCCGTGGCGATACCCTGCAAGTGCCATCCATGTATTCTGCGCTGAAATACCAAGGCCAGCCCTTGTATAAGTATGCCCGCGAGGGGATTGAAGTGCCCCGCGAGGCGCGTCCTATCACTGTCTTCGAGCTGAACTTCATCAGTCTAGAAGGCGATGAGCTGACCCTAGACATTCATTGCTCTAAGGGCACTTATATTCGCACTATCATCGATGATTTAGGTGAGATGCTCGGTTGTGGCGCCCATGTAATTATGCTGCGTCGTACTCAAGTCGCGCATTATCCCTACGACAAAATGGTCACCTTGGAGCAACTCGAAGCCTTAGTCGCTAAGGCGCAGGAAGAGCAGCTTGACCCTAGCAGCTTGCTGGACTCGTTGTTGTTGCCTATGGATACCGCGGTTGCCGACTTTCCTGAAGTGAATGTGCCTGATGCGAGCGCAGCTTACTTAATGCAAGGTCAGGCGGTACGTGTCTCAGGACTCGTTGCAGATAAGTTGGTGCGCATTACGTTGGGCACTGAGCGTCGTTTCGTCGGAATTGGCGAGATGAACGAAGATGGTTTACTGGCGCCTAAGCGCTTAGTCGTGATCCACGACCAAGCTAAAGCATCTTAA
- the rpsO gene encoding 30S ribosomal protein S15 has translation MSLSTEAKAKILAEFGRGANDTGSTEVQVALLTAQINHLQDHFKEHIHDHHSRRGLLRMVSARRKLLAYLKRTEAARYNELIQKLGLRR, from the coding sequence ATGTCACTAAGTACTGAAGCGAAAGCAAAGATCCTGGCTGAATTTGGCCGTGGCGCAAACGACACTGGTTCAACTGAAGTTCAAGTTGCGCTGTTAACTGCTCAAATCAACCATTTGCAAGATCACTTCAAAGAGCACATCCACGATCACCACTCACGTCGTGGTCTGTTACGCATGGTTAGCGCTCGTCGTAAGTTATTAGCTTACCTGAAGCGTACTGAAGCAGCGCGTTACAATGAGCTGATCCAAAAGTTAGGTTTACGTCGTTAA
- a CDS encoding putative bifunctional diguanylate cyclase/phosphodiesterase has protein sequence MTGRFKSLTWKQTNLVVFTALFFAIAIFVVEIALVVIATKQQLTTTQQELLDSVEQPAANAVWALDDNLARQTLEGAIKVEHVGSAVIELDDGSMFVSVSNNKKNDSQTFISLSNKLFDDLKEISRPLYRPFYFEGTQKQQLIGTLTIFYDTQELTNTLFSQLRFSFFATLARALLLTLVLSVVFHRFLTQPIARISEAIDKISPDSPDENLLPMSNAHKDDELGLVTSKFNQILIQFSQTQSKLRKMATRDPLTGLPNRTLLLETIAVTIQRSRVHKSSFALMFIDLDRFKNINDSLGHALGDQFLARIARILERVVGDKGSVSRLGGDEFVILADSVHSPDQAADFVDKLLVQLNVPIQLNEHAIHPAASIGISIYPEDGNSAEDLIRHADIAMYSAKAAGSNQWAFFKQQMTERAAVRLRTEASLHDALKNNEFLLYFQPKLDLQTGKITGCEALIRWQKDGRLISPISFIPVAEETGIIIPIGRWVIEQSCRVLREWQKKYNFAIPIAINVASQQFADASLVSDIKQMALRYQIQPELLEIEITETSLMNDIELAINKLEQLKSAGFGIAVDDFGTGYSSLSYLRHLPITTMKIDRCFVSDLPEDSAIASTILMLGKQLNLTIVAEGIENEQQLDWLKRNQCQIGQGFYFSQPLPQAEFEALYIANQTATISNIDGLRGA, from the coding sequence ATGACGGGCCGCTTTAAATCCCTAACTTGGAAACAAACTAATCTCGTCGTTTTTACAGCGCTTTTTTTCGCTATCGCCATCTTCGTTGTTGAAATTGCCCTCGTCGTCATCGCCACTAAACAACAGCTAACCACGACTCAGCAAGAATTACTGGACTCCGTTGAACAACCCGCCGCTAATGCCGTGTGGGCATTGGATGATAATCTCGCAAGGCAAACCCTTGAAGGAGCAATTAAAGTTGAACATGTAGGGTCAGCGGTGATTGAACTCGATGATGGCTCCATGTTCGTGTCCGTTAGCAATAATAAGAAAAACGACTCACAGACCTTTATTAGTCTTAGCAACAAACTCTTTGATGACTTAAAAGAAATTTCGCGCCCCTTGTATCGGCCCTTTTATTTTGAAGGCACACAAAAGCAGCAACTGATTGGCACATTAACCATTTTTTACGACACACAGGAACTGACCAATACCCTCTTTAGCCAGTTAAGATTCAGCTTTTTTGCCACCCTGGCCCGCGCGCTTCTGCTCACTTTAGTGTTATCCGTAGTATTCCACCGCTTCTTAACTCAGCCGATAGCTCGTATTAGTGAGGCGATAGATAAAATCTCCCCCGATTCGCCCGATGAAAACCTGCTGCCCATGTCAAATGCCCATAAGGATGATGAGCTTGGCTTGGTGACATCGAAGTTTAACCAAATCCTTATACAGTTCAGTCAGACCCAATCCAAACTGCGTAAGATGGCCACCCGCGACCCATTAACGGGCCTGCCAAATCGCACTCTGTTACTCGAAACCATTGCCGTCACTATCCAGCGCTCACGGGTTCATAAAAGCAGTTTTGCTTTGATGTTTATCGACTTAGACCGATTCAAAAATATCAATGACTCCCTAGGCCACGCCCTTGGCGATCAATTCCTCGCCCGCATCGCCCGTATTTTAGAACGCGTTGTGGGTGATAAAGGTTCAGTATCACGCTTAGGTGGCGATGAGTTCGTGATTTTAGCCGACTCAGTTCACTCCCCCGATCAAGCCGCCGACTTTGTCGATAAACTCTTAGTGCAGCTCAATGTGCCGATTCAGCTGAATGAACATGCGATTCACCCGGCGGCATCAATTGGGATTTCCATCTATCCAGAAGATGGCAACAGCGCCGAAGATCTTATCCGTCATGCCGATATCGCCATGTACAGTGCCAAGGCCGCAGGGTCGAATCAATGGGCCTTCTTCAAGCAGCAAATGACCGAGCGAGCGGCCGTTCGGCTGCGTACCGAAGCCTCGCTACATGATGCCTTGAAAAACAATGAATTTTTGCTCTACTTCCAGCCCAAGTTGGATTTGCAAACCGGAAAGATCACTGGCTGTGAAGCCTTGATCCGTTGGCAAAAAGATGGCCGCTTAATCAGCCCTATTTCCTTTATTCCGGTGGCTGAAGAGACTGGTATCATCATTCCCATTGGACGCTGGGTTATCGAACAAAGCTGCCGAGTACTGCGTGAATGGCAGAAAAAATATAACTTTGCGATTCCTATCGCCATCAACGTTGCTTCACAACAATTTGCCGATGCCAGCTTAGTGTCAGACATTAAACAAATGGCGCTGCGTTACCAAATTCAACCGGAATTACTCGAAATTGAAATCACCGAAACATCCTTGATGAATGACATTGAGCTTGCGATCAACAAGTTAGAACAACTCAAATCGGCGGGGTTTGGTATCGCCGTCGATGATTTTGGGACCGGTTATTCCTCTCTGTCTTACCTGCGGCATTTGCCGATCACTACCATGAAAATCGATCGTTGCTTCGTTTCTGATTTACCGGAAGACAGTGCGATCGCCTCGACCATTTTGATGTTAGGTAAGCAATTAAATCTCACTATCGTTGCCGAAGGGATTGAAAACGAACAGCAACTCGATTGGCTCAAGCGTAATCAATGCCAAATTGGTCAAGGATTTTACTTTAGCCAACCCTTACCGCAGGCGGAGTTTGAGGCACTGTACATTGCCAATCAAACCGCAACTATTAGCAATATCGATGGATTACGTGGCGCCTAA